From the genome of Arvicola amphibius chromosome 9, mArvAmp1.2, whole genome shotgun sequence, one region includes:
- the LOC119823586 gene encoding uncharacterized protein LOC119823586 — translation MGNPASRLGCLGERRNRSHTSPRTREDLSPSSAPQGPLPPGIPWAWWGSRAVQVTEVTETVVTETVVTEAVEMGPCSQRRQPAQAPLAPLDTLCSWLDGMEELQASQGPLAADATLAASQLREQELLLRLLRERAPHMEPRLHEAGSPAELRTQWHRLVQQAETRWRLLEQLVPVAQSFEAACKALLVQLNPSEQLLAELLLGPKCPEESLPYSQEMYKGAGVHAKDLERVLETGRRLTELLTSDQAQLVRQQLDHFQERVRLTESQVACAQQKLLCAQRTASFKASLPAGSEAQLELEGSTSAHPGLKDQKQLSVQLAQLAERLEQLAQWAETSSHAVAPTVTIWDQSPSSAVLQADTKPLEGHWLEIRERDTRLKAIWEPAVQTLCGLKEQAAMEELRPEDDWNLTSQEFLWGQQTLVVSWLRRRGDTAYGSICHLGLLMELLGCRAAVSGPSCERMHNLEGMLLLVGHLVERLVSYSRGLSQAEPLGTKVLQAQNWALEELPGALSLKCWTQAPREVLTLRSLDQESPGDLRSRAKASLLGQISEQNWKPWWADVITESWSWRKPEHSKRSKEKRDQWVQVEQGHQGQDLVDSFLATGQQDRDEQGWPGYTWGKCGPDHKRPTVLEAGLPSGQKQPHSMTRTRNTEGTSASVVRGRLKVHGALVARGALMVRVGGGWAALDEFLIKNDPVRAKGRTSQKIHERFLCWTPSVPAPDVLTLRLWTSIQMGSSRPPPQKTGLPIGKEHRDPGSYRVKTSEQPTDEKS, via the exons ATGGGAAACCCTGCTTCAAGGCTTGGCTGCCTGGGGGAGAGGAGGAATCGCTCACACACCAGTCCCAGGACCCGAGAggatctctctccatcctcagCTCCTCAGGGCCCACTTCCACCAGGGATTCCCTGGGCCTGGTGGGGCTCCCGTGCTGTCCAGGTGACAGAGGTCACGGAGACAGTGGTGACAGAGACAGTGGTGACAGAGGCCGTGGAGATGGGGCCTTGCAGTCAGAGAAGGCAGCCAGCCCAG GCACCCCTAGCACCCCTGGACACGCTGTGCAGCTGGCTGGATGGCATGGAGGAACTGCAGGCCTCACAGGGACCCCTGGCTGCAGACGCCACTTTGGCTGCTTCCCAGCTGCGGGAACAAGAG CTGCTCCTGCGTCTACTGAGGGAGCGTGCACCACACATGGAGCCAAGATTACATGAGGCTGGGAGCCCGGCAGAGCTGCGCACACAATGGCACCGCCTGGTACAGCAGGCAGAAACCAG GTGGAGACTCCTAGAGCAACTGGTCCCGGTGGCCCAGAGTTTTGAAGCCGCCTGCAAGGCTCTGCTGGTACAGCTGAACCCAAGTGAACAGCTACTGGCTGAGCTACTGCTGGGGCCCAAGTGCCCTGAGGAATCTTTACCGTACTCCCAG GAGATGTACAAAGGGGCTGGGGTACATGCCAAGGACCTGGAAAGGGTTTTAGAGACCGGAAGGAGGCTGACAGAGCTCCTCACAA GCGACCAAGCTCAGCTGGTGCGACAGCAACTGGATCACTTTCAGGAGCGTGTGAGGTTGACTGAGTCACAAGTCGCCTGTGCCCAACAGAAGCTGCTGTGTGCTCAGAGGACAGCGTCCTTCAAGGCCTCACTACCAGCAGGCTCAGAGGCCCAACTTGAACTGGAGGGGTCTACCTCAGCACACCCAGGGCTCAAGGATCAGAAGCAG CTGAGCGTCCAGCTGGCCCAGCTAGCAGAGCGGCTTGAACAGCTGGCACAGTGGGCAGAGACTTCTAGTCATGCAGTGGCACCCACAGTGACCATCTGGGATCAGAGCCCCTCATCAG CTGTGCTTCAGGCAGACACGAAGCCCCTGGAGGGCCACTGGTTAGAGATTCGAGAGCGAGACACTAGGCTGAAGGCCATATGGGAGCCAGCTGTGCAGACCTTGTGTGGCCTCAAGGAGCAGGCAGCCATGGAGGAGCTGAGGCCGGAGGATGACTGGAACCTAACCTCGCAG GAGTTCCTGTGGGGACAGCAAACCTTGGTGGTGTCATGGCtaaggaggagaggagacactGCCTATGGGAGCATCTGCCACTTGGGCCTGCTGATGGAGCTGCTGGGCTGCCGGGCTGCCGTGTCTGGCCCTTCCTGTGAGAG GATGCACAACCTGGAAGGAATGTTGCTGCTTGTGGGCCACCTTGTAGAGAGACTGGTCTCGTACTCCCGTGGGCTGAGCCAGGCTGAACCCTTGGGGACCAAG GTGCTACAAGCCCAGAACTGGGCGCTGGAAGAGTTGCCTGGGGCCCTGAGCCTAAAGTGCTGGACTCAAGCCCCAAGGGAGGTACTGACTCTGAGGAGTCTTGACCAGGAGTCGCCTGGGGATCTGAGAAGTAGAGCAAAGGCTTCCCTCCTGGGACAGATTTCAGAACAGAACTGGAAGCCTTGGTGGGCAGACGTCATCACAGAGAGTTGGAGTTGGAGGAAGCCAGAGCACAGCAagaggagcaaagagaaaagggaccAGTGGGTACAGGTGGAACAAGGCCACCAGGGACAG GACCTTGTGGACAGCTTCCTGGCAACTGGGCAGCAGGACAGGGATGAACAAGGCTGGCCTGGCTATACCTGGGGAAAATGTGGGCCTGACCACAAGCGCCCCACCGTGTTGGAGGCAGGGCTCCCCAGTGGCCAGAAGCAGCCACACAGCATGACCAGAACAAGGAACACGGAAGGGACAAGTGCGTCAGTGGTCAGAGGCAGGCTCAAGGTCCACGGAGCCTTG GTGGCAAGAGGAGCCCTGATGGTCCGTGTTGGAGGTGGCTGGGCAGCTCTGGATGAATTTCTGATCAAAAATGACCCTGTCAGAG CAAAGGGGAGGACCAGCCAGAAGATCCATGAGAGGTTTCTATGCTGGACTCCTAGTGTGCCGGCCCCTGACGTGCTCACCCTGAGGCTCTGGACCTCTATCCAAATGGGTTCCAGCAGACCCCCACCTCAGAAG ACAGGGCTGCCAATTGGCAAAGAACACAGAGATCCCGGCTCCTACAGGGTCAAAACCTCGGAGCAGCCCACTGATGAGAAATCCTGA